The DNA segment ATTCACGAATGGTTCGATCTTGCGTTGCTCTTGGAAGCATCGCATATTCAGCTGTAATCCAGCCCTTACCTTTTCCTCTAAGAAACGGAGGGACTCGGTCTTCAAGGCTCGCATTACAAATCACCTTTGTATCTCCCATCGAAATTAGAACAGAGCCTTCTGGGTGTTTTGTGAAATGCATGTCCAGTGTTACGTCTCGTAAGTCATTTACTTGTCTACCATCTATTCGTTCCATATGAATCGATCCTTTTCTATTTAAAAAATGAAAAGAGAAGGGCTACCCGCTCCTTCTCTACCTCTATCTATTATAAAGTCTCCCCCCAAAAACGCAAAGGTAAAAGCGAAACATTTTTATAGAGTGTGATCATTTACCTGCTTTGGTCTTGAAACGGGTTCAGCTGGTTCTCCTTCTTGATTTAAGACAGATGCTTCTCCGTTCACTTCAATTGAGACTTTATCCACCCCTGCTTGTTCAGTTAATGTCAGCACTAACATATTCAAAACATCTTGAGATACAGCCATATTTTCACTGCTTTCTAAAATATGTTCGTTAAAATCAAGCGTTAGTGTTCCATCTTTCACCTCAGGGTCAGCCAGCAAGTTCGCTTTTGTTTGTATGCCTGACACAAGTGACGTTCCAATAGAAGGTCCTTCAATTAATTCATTCACAGCCATTGTGAGCGCATCTTCTCCAGCTTCAACCCTTCTTGTAACAGGAACATAGTAACGTGAATCACCTTGATGTCCCATAAAATAAAGAACTACTTCTTCACTATTCACTAAATCTACCACCTGATTGGATTCAAGGTTAATCCCGTCGGAGCGACTGACACCATCCCCGATCGGTGTTTTGTTGAGTGGCATGACCTCTTGATCATATCCATTAATTCGAATTTGCACCTTTTCAACAGAGTCAAATTGAGTAAGTGTCCATGTGATTGCCTGAAGGATT comes from the Alkalihalobacillus sp. FSL W8-0930 genome and includes:
- a CDS encoding GerMN domain-containing protein translates to MRKYLKTGAPLILAATLVTTGCSIGSKDVSTKMDEPQVNYVEDTEEIELDEAGTVDEVSDEDVQEDDNEQAAESAETVQRELYLLDANGLVVPQTLTLPKQEGVLKQSLEYLVADGPVSELLPSGFQAVLPAGTSVTVNLNEEEKIAVADFSKEFEGYDAAKEQQILQAITWTLTQFDSVEKVQIRINGYDQEVMPLNKTPIGDGVSRSDGINLESNQVVDLVNSEEVVLYFMGHQGDSRYYVPVTRRVEAGEDALTMAVNELIEGPSIGTSLVSGIQTKANLLADPEVKDGTLTLDFNEHILESSENMAVSQDVLNMLVLTLTEQAGVDKVSIEVNGEASVLNQEGEPAEPVSRPKQVNDHTL